In Carassius carassius chromosome 2, fCarCar2.1, whole genome shotgun sequence, the DNA window GCGTGGACGTTTGTCCTCTTTACTTGCGTTTTTCTTCTTTGGTTTACGAGATCTAGGACCTGCAAGTGTGGATGAAATAACAGACCGTTATGAGAACGAAGCACAAATTGTACATGACCAATATAATCTGTATTTATGCTCATGCAGAGTCTTGAAGAGAAGGGGGGCTGTAAACATGTTCAACGCAGAGTTATAATTTATGAATCTGTTTTACgttggcttttatttatttatttattttgcgtcACATTTGGGTGTGAGCAGTAGCCtatggatctctctctctctctctctctcggtggaGGTTACATTAATAGGTAATGCGGGAAACCTCGATGCGATGAAGCAGAATTTTAATGAGGGATTCGCTTCTTGATCCACATTGGACATTTCTTGTTTAAAAAGCCTTTTTAGGCATCAACATTGTATGAATATGGTTATATGGCGATCATAGGCCAACGTGAAATTAACCCATTCGGGCGACACAATAACTGTTTAAGGCTAGTGTTAGTCGAGAGCAGTCCAAACAAAACGAGTGATTTGCTTCACGACGGCTAAAAGGCTCCGACTGCAGTTGAACAATAATTTCATGAATATCTAGATATAGGCGAGAAGGCGTTTAAAGGAGGCTTGTCTACATTTCAACGTGAAAGTCTAATGTACTGGAGagaaaatatattatgtaattatattatttgaCTCATTTCTTTAACGAAAATAAAACGATAGACGAATGACAGTATGAAATAGCTACGCTCTCTCgtagctaaaaaaaacaaaaaaaaaaaaacaaaaaaaaacagtagccTAGGTTATCAACCAGCATTCGGCTATTTAGATTAAGCGCAGAGGTGAGAAATTGGATGCAAATAGTGGTTGGCCGTAAttcaaacttttttaaaatgtaaaaagaaaaatattcgaCGGACTAGGCTAACTGACCATTCTTGCCCGAGTTTGCGTTAAATTAGCATGCACATACGCTTTCTTCagttttgaaatattataaatagcCTACAATTTTAGTTAAATGTTCAAGTTACGAAATGTAGCTACTTTACTGCACAGATGCACTAATAAGCAACTGCTTACTCAAATATAGTAGATGCGAGGCCTACGCCATTGTCAAAAATATGCTAATGAAACATCAACAAAGACGAAAGACTCACAGGGCAAAACCTCTCACGTACAGCCATTCAACGTTCAAATTGCGTTTCtgtgatattttatttacttCTTTATTAAAAGAAGATCCATTTCGACACATTGTATTGCTCATTATCTTCGTTTAAACTATAACAAAAATAGATAGACTAGACTACAATCATCATTCCCAATCCACAAGCAAACGGTAGTATGGTATGGAATTGAAATGAAAGACGATTCAAATGACTCTGAAATGATACGTTTTGACGTAAGTTTTGTTGAACTACTTTTCTACTTTTCGTTTTGATTGATGATGTAGCCTATTGTTTACTTTTAGATAACATAAAATCCAATCGCAAATGTCCCAGTAGGCTACGTAggctataaatgtttaaaaatatgaaaGATGTGAGATTTTAATTAAACCGATATTGTTTAATTGTCGCattgttctttttattattattaatgttttcaataatttGGCGATTTGTATTTCATCTTATTGAGTTTGTTTTAAAATGACGATGTCCCTCTAAATTTAGGATGGGCTATACGTGATTAGAATATAGTGGAGATTAGAACTGTTTGTATTTAACAGATTTCTATTTCCTGGCACATGGTATGGTAAGGAATTAAAGGTAGACGTACTACCTGACGACGGTCTGTCCGAGTATCGTGTGCAGTAAACCCAAGCGGGCCACAGCATAGGCTGGTTAGGTTGTCCATTGGACTGTGAACTATCCGACTCTGAACCCAGGAACTGATCCACATTCTCCCCGCGGGTCTTCAGGGGCTCTTCGCTCTCTATCTCTGCCTTCTTTCCTCCGCTGCTCGGATGTGTTGAAGTCCCCTCTGCTGGTACAGTACTTCCCACCTGTCCCGTGCTAGGACCCGTTGGATTGAGATTGTCTCGCGCGCCGAGATTGCCCTCATCGCGCGTGATGTTCGCTTCTTTCTTGCAGCCAAAGTCCGGTCGCAGGATGTTGTCGATGAAGAAGTTTGTGATGCGGTGCGGGAGCTGCAGGTTCCCTGGAGCTTGCAGAAGGGGTCGTATGACACTGTTGGACTCGTCCGCCGCTCCTCGCTGCTCCGCGTCTCGTGCGCTCTGCTCACTCTCATCCATGCTGAGACACACTTTCCACTTTCCGGGCTTAACCCTTTATCGCTCTCCAGCACTCAGGCAGTCGCACCCCACTCCACGGGCGACTCCGTCCACTTTGTTCACTTCAGGCAATTTTCAAAACTGAGAAAGAAAATCTGTCAGTGAGCTTTAGCGACAGTAAAAAGCCTTTGCGCACCGTGGTCACAAAGGAAAAACATAATTACGCCTTCCAATCACGGAATGTTCTCTGTTTAAGGTTGATGAACCGTAACTTGCCAGTT includes these proteins:
- the LOC132107349 gene encoding homeobox protein engrailed-2a-like isoform X1; protein product: MDESEQSARDAEQRGAADESNSVIRPLLQAPGNLQLPHRITNFFIDNILRPDFGCKKEANITRDEGNLGARDNLNPTGPSTGQVGSTVPAEGTSTHPSSGGKKAEIESEEPLKTRGENVDQFLGSESDSSQSNGQPNQPMLWPAWVYCTRYSDRPSSGSPRSRKPKKKNASKEDKRPRTAFTAEQLQRLKAEFQANRYLTEQRRQSLAQELGLNESQIKIWFQNKRAKIKKATGTKNSLALHLMAQGLYNHSTTSKEDKSDSD
- the LOC132107349 gene encoding homeobox protein engrailed-2a-like isoform X2, encoding MDESEQSARDAEQRGAADESNSVIRPLLQAPGNLQLPHRITNFFIDNILRPDFGCKKEANITRDEGNLGARDNLNPTGPSTGQVGSTVPAEGTSTHPSSGGKKAEIESEEPLKTRGENVDQFLGSESDSSQSNGQPNQPMLWPAWVYCTRYSDRPSSGPRSRKPKKKNASKEDKRPRTAFTAEQLQRLKAEFQANRYLTEQRRQSLAQELGLNESQIKIWFQNKRAKIKKATGTKNSLALHLMAQGLYNHSTTSKEDKSDSD